One window from the genome of Elaeis guineensis isolate ETL-2024a chromosome 5, EG11, whole genome shotgun sequence encodes:
- the LOC105045844 gene encoding monothiol glutaredoxin-S12, chloroplastic, with protein sequence MAAALHLCGLQSFFPLRTRPSPKSFPSFSSSLPSSSSSSSLALLCRSAFLRSFSSSARRRPSATAASFVVSAALGKLSETELVPVPKGPEGLDGKFPSAAGVYGVYDGDGGLQFIGISRNVAASIAAHAKSVPDLCCAVKVGLVDNAAPDRTVLTSAWKSWLEEYIAATGKVPPGNETGNNTWFRLPQRKPDLRLTPGRHVKLTVPLEELIDQLVKENKVVAFIKGSRNAPQCGFSQRVVGILESHGVDFECVDVLDEEHNHGLRETLKKYSNWPTFPQVFVGGELVGGCDIISSMAEKGELAALFQK encoded by the exons ATGGCCGCAGCGCTCCATCTCTGCGGACTCCAATCCTTCTTCCCCCTCCGTACCCGTCCCTCTCCCAAGTCCTTCCCCTCGTtttcctcttctctcccttcttcttcttcttcttcttctctcgctCTTCTTTGTCGCTCCGCGTTCCTgcgctccttctcctcctccgccAGGCGCCGCCCGTCCGCCACCGCCGCCTCCTTCGTCGTCTCTGCCGCCCTCGGGAAGCTCTCGGAGACCGAGCTCGTCCCCGTCCCCAAGGGGCCCGAGGGGTTGGATGGCAAGTTCCCCTCTGCCGCCGGCGTCTACGGGGTCTACGATGGCGACGGCGGCCTCCAGTTCATCGGGATCTCTCGGAACGTCGCTGCCAGCATCGCCGCCCATGCCAAGTCGGTCCCCGACCTCTGCTGCGCCGTAAAG GTGGGGCTAGTAGATAATGCTGCACCTGACCGGACAGTGCTGACCAGTGCCTGGAAATCATGGCTGGAAGAGTACATTGCAGCCACTGGGAAAGTCCCTCCAGGCAATGAAACCGGAAATAACACTTGGTTCCGGTTGCCACAGAGGAAACCAGACTTGCGTTTGACACCTGGTCGCCATGTTAAGCTCACAGTCCCACTGGAGGAGCTGATCGATCAACTGGTTAAGGAGAACAAGGTTGTTGCATTCATCAAGGGATCAAGGAATGCTCCACAATGTGGCTTCTCACAAAGGGTGGTGGGGATATTGGAGTCCCATGGTGTGGATTTTGAGTGTGTGGATGTCCTCGATGAGGAGCATAACCATGGGTTGAGGGAGACGCTGAAAAAGTACAGCAACTGGCCTACTTTCCCGCAAGTTTTTGTTGGAGGGGAGCTTGTGGGAGGATGTGATATTATTTCCTCCATGGCAGAGAAAGGGGAGCTCGCTGCACTGTTCCAGAAGTAG